In Chryseobacterium gotjawalense, the following are encoded in one genomic region:
- the asnB gene encoding asparagine synthase B, translated as MCGIVCLFDAKQKTEILRPQLLEMSKKIRHRGPDWSGIFQNEKVIFSHERLAIVDPTSGKQPLFSKDGKIVLAVNGEIYNHRELRKEFPEYDFQTESDCEVIIPLFQKYGKTFVDKLNGIFAFAIYDIENDIYLIARDHMGICPLYQGWDQHGSYYVASELKALEGVCKTIETFLPGHFLFSPEGYELQQWYGRDWEDYENVKDNSTDIAGLRKALEDAVHRQLMSDVPYGVLLSGGLDSSIISAVTAKYARNRIESGDTQEAWYPRLHSFAVGLEGSPDLIAAQKAAEHIGSIHHEVHFTIQEGLDAVRDVIYHLETYDVTTIRASTPMYLLARVIKSMGIKMVLSGEGSDEIFGGYLYFHKAPNAREFHEENVRKLGKLHLYDCLRANKALMSWGIEGRVPFLDKEFIDVAMRINPKDKMVGAHEPKIEKWVLRKAFEDLLPESITWRQKEQFSDGVGYSWIDSLKEVALKEVSDEMMTNAKFRFPLNTPQNKEEYRYRTIFEEHFPSETAAATVPSVPSVACSTPTALEWDEAFKNANDPSGRAVFSVHEDSY; from the coding sequence ATGTGTGGAATTGTATGCCTATTTGACGCAAAACAAAAAACCGAAATCTTAAGACCGCAACTCTTAGAAATGTCGAAAAAAATCCGTCACCGCGGTCCGGACTGGAGCGGTATCTTTCAGAATGAAAAAGTGATTTTTTCGCACGAGCGTTTGGCGATCGTAGATCCTACTTCCGGGAAACAGCCTTTGTTTTCAAAAGATGGAAAAATTGTTTTAGCCGTTAATGGGGAAATTTATAACCACCGGGAATTAAGAAAAGAATTTCCGGAATATGATTTTCAGACAGAATCTGATTGTGAAGTGATTATTCCTTTATTTCAAAAATACGGAAAAACTTTTGTCGACAAACTGAACGGAATTTTTGCTTTCGCAATTTATGATATTGAAAACGATATTTATTTAATCGCGAGAGACCACATGGGAATCTGCCCGCTTTATCAGGGTTGGGATCAGCACGGAAGTTATTATGTGGCTTCCGAACTGAAAGCCTTGGAAGGCGTTTGCAAAACGATTGAAACTTTTTTGCCGGGGCATTTTCTTTTCAGCCCGGAAGGCTACGAACTGCAACAATGGTACGGAAGAGATTGGGAAGATTATGAAAACGTAAAAGACAATTCTACCGATATTGCCGGTTTGCGGAAAGCACTTGAAGATGCCGTTCACCGCCAATTGATGAGTGATGTGCCGTACGGAGTTTTACTTTCTGGTGGTTTGGATTCCTCCATCATTTCGGCCGTTACCGCAAAATATGCGAGAAACAGAATCGAAAGTGGCGATACTCAGGAAGCCTGGTATCCACGCTTGCACAGTTTTGCGGTAGGTTTGGAAGGAAGTCCGGATTTAATTGCAGCTCAAAAAGCGGCTGAACATATCGGTTCCATTCACCATGAAGTTCATTTCACCATTCAGGAAGGTTTAGATGCCGTTCGCGATGTGATCTATCATTTGGAAACTTATGATGTTACCACGATTCGTGCTTCTACACCGATGTATTTGCTGGCAAGAGTGATTAAATCGATGGGCATTAAAATGGTGCTTTCCGGAGAGGGAAGTGATGAGATTTTTGGCGGTTATCTTTATTTCCACAAAGCACCGAATGCCAGAGAATTTCATGAAGAGAATGTCAGAAAATTAGGAAAACTTCATTTGTATGACTGTTTAAGAGCCAACAAAGCGCTGATGAGTTGGGGAATTGAAGGACGCGTTCCTTTTTTGGACAAAGAGTTTATCGATGTAGCAATGCGGATTAATCCGAAAGATAAAATGGTGGGCGCACACGAACCGAAAATTGAGAAATGGGTTTTAAGAAAAGCTTTTGAAGATTTATTGCCGGAAAGCATTACCTGGAGACAAAAAGAACAATTTTCTGATGGTGTTGGCTATTCCTGGATCGATTCTTTAAAAGAAGTGGCCTTGAAAGAAGTTTCAGATGAAATGATGACCAACGCAAAATTCCGTTTTCCTTTGAATACGCCTCAAAACAAAGAAGAGTACAGATACCGAACTATTTTCGAAGAGCATTTTCCAAGCGAAACTGCGGCCGCAACCGTTCCTTCTGTTCCTTCTGTAGCTTGTTCTACGCCAACCGCGCTGGAATGGGATGAAGCTTTTAAAAACGCCAATGATCCAAGTGGAAGAGCGGTTTTTTCTGTTCATGAGGATTCGTATTAA
- a CDS encoding FAD-binding oxidoreductase, whose protein sequence is MSLLTTIKSIEHLTHDVLHVVLEKPEGLTYIPGQAVDISLNKPGWSEKKNCFTFTSLPEDNQIEFTIKTYPERKGVTNELLSAKPGDEVLIYKPFGDIYYKGPGIFIAGGAGVTPFIAILKNLERQNELNGNKLIFANKQKADIILEDHFNAVLGKNFINVLSNETIEGYEHGYISPELIKKYSDENLKYYYLCGPPPMMTAVEGHLKTLGISGEFIVKEGF, encoded by the coding sequence ATGTCACTATTAACTACCATTAAATCGATTGAGCATCTTACTCATGATGTTCTACACGTCGTACTTGAAAAACCTGAAGGGCTGACTTATATCCCCGGACAGGCGGTTGATATTTCTCTTAATAAACCCGGCTGGAGCGAAAAGAAAAACTGTTTCACTTTCACCTCTCTTCCGGAAGATAACCAGATCGAATTTACCATCAAAACTTATCCCGAACGTAAAGGAGTAACCAATGAGCTGCTTTCTGCCAAACCCGGAGATGAGGTTCTTATTTATAAACCATTTGGAGATATCTATTATAAAGGCCCGGGAATTTTCATTGCAGGTGGTGCGGGAGTAACGCCATTTATCGCGATTCTGAAAAATTTAGAAAGGCAGAATGAACTCAATGGAAACAAGCTCATCTTTGCCAATAAACAAAAAGCGGATATTATTTTAGAAGATCATTTTAATGCTGTTCTTGGGAAGAATTTCATCAACGTTTTGTCTAACGAAACTATAGAAGGTTATGAACACGGCTATATCTCGCCGGAATTAATTAAAAAATATTCCGACGAAAATTTGAAATATTATTATCTCTGTGGTCCGCCACCAATGATGACGGCGGTGGAAGGTCATTTAAAAACATTAGGAATATCCGGAGAATTTATTGTGAAAGAAGGTTTTTAA
- a CDS encoding SDR family oxidoreductase: MKNYALVTGSADRIGKAVAIHLAKQGYHLVLHYNSSVEKAQKVKDEILSLSNGVAVELLQINFLKENDFNQIFTALKEKEISIELLVNCASDFIPSNFKDQGSALFDKEMTINFKNPYLLTKAFANVFGKGNIINFVDTKVVKNSTVHLDYILSKKLLKDFTRISAVELAPNIRVNGIAPGLILPPEGKDESYLLNLAQNIPLKTIGNLDEILKAVQFILDSKFFTGQILYIDGGEHLV, translated from the coding sequence ATGAAAAATTATGCTCTCGTAACCGGCAGCGCCGACCGGATCGGAAAAGCGGTCGCCATTCATCTTGCAAAACAAGGTTATCATTTGGTGCTGCATTATAATTCGTCTGTAGAAAAAGCACAAAAAGTAAAAGATGAAATTCTATCATTATCAAATGGAGTAGCAGTAGAATTGCTGCAAATTAATTTTTTAAAAGAAAATGATTTCAATCAAATTTTCACAGCATTAAAAGAGAAGGAAATCAGTATCGAACTTTTAGTGAACTGCGCCTCGGACTTTATACCTTCGAATTTTAAAGATCAGGGGAGTGCTCTTTTCGATAAAGAAATGACCATTAATTTTAAAAATCCTTATCTTCTGACCAAAGCATTTGCGAATGTTTTTGGGAAGGGAAATATCATTAATTTCGTCGATACCAAAGTGGTCAAAAACAGTACGGTTCACCTCGATTATATTTTGAGTAAAAAATTACTGAAAGATTTTACCAGGATTTCTGCGGTAGAGCTCGCGCCGAATATCAGAGTCAACGGAATCGCACCTGGACTGATTCTCCCTCCTGAAGGGAAAGATGAAAGTTACCTGTTGAATTTAGCTCAAAATATTCCTTTAAAAACAATTGGTAATTTAGACGAAATTTTAAAAGCGGTTCAGTTTATTCTGGACAGTAAATTCTTCACCGGACAGATTTTATATATTGACGGGGGCGAGCATTTGGTCTAA
- the folK gene encoding 2-amino-4-hydroxy-6-hydroxymethyldihydropteridine diphosphokinase, whose amino-acid sequence MGALYHPKLSTVRVENLRLRAFIGFIDWETEKLQDVIISYSFKYDTALACETDNVQNAVDYKKITKEIIDFVDHKSFHLIETLAEKIYAFIQSSGAEIQEIQVKVEKPHALRFADNVLVKIDGKDRYNTAVIALGSNIDSEQNFSKALSHLQEVGFMMQRTSFIKTKALKFEEQPEFLNGAVLINTRKSLPGLKMHLKQIEAMLGRVRTENKNAPREIDLDVLTYNGFLIDKDIEELPFLIGFVQQLEPEIALNNSELKK is encoded by the coding sequence ATGGGAGCACTCTATCATCCTAAATTATCAACAGTCCGGGTAGAAAATCTGCGTCTGCGGGCATTCATTGGGTTCATCGATTGGGAAACCGAAAAACTGCAGGATGTCATCATTTCTTATTCCTTTAAATATGATACCGCATTGGCCTGCGAAACGGATAATGTGCAGAATGCGGTGGATTATAAAAAGATCACCAAAGAGATTATCGATTTTGTGGATCATAAAAGTTTTCACCTCATTGAAACCTTGGCGGAGAAAATATATGCTTTTATTCAATCTTCTGGCGCTGAAATTCAGGAGATTCAGGTGAAAGTGGAAAAACCTCATGCGCTGCGTTTTGCCGATAATGTCCTGGTTAAAATCGACGGAAAAGACCGGTACAACACAGCGGTTATCGCTTTGGGATCCAATATTGATTCCGAACAGAATTTCAGTAAAGCTTTAAGTCATCTTCAGGAAGTTGGATTTATGATGCAGCGGACATCGTTTATTAAAACAAAAGCGTTGAAATTTGAGGAACAACCGGAATTTCTGAATGGCGCTGTTTTGATCAACACCAGGAAAAGTCTCCCGGGACTGAAAATGCATTTAAAACAGATCGAAGCAATGTTAGGAAGAGTGCGAACTGAAAATAAAAATGCGCCGCGTGAAATCGATCTTGATGTCCTTACTTATAACGGGTTCCTCATTGATAAAGATATAGAGGAACTGCCTTTTCTGATTGGTTTTGTGCAGCAGTTGGAACCGGAAATTGCGCTGAACAATTCGGAATTGAAAAAATAA